The genomic window CACGCCTGTCCGCTCGCCGTCGCGGCAAACCTCGGCGGCGGCGAGGGGCGGGCCCCGCCTGACAGTGGATCAGCCACGGCCGGTCGGCTGTCGGCTACGCCCGGCGCGCGAGCACCAGCGCGCAGCGCGGGCTGCCGTCCTCGCGGCGCCCGAACCCGTCCAGCGGTGCGAGCGTGACCGCGAAGCCGGCCGCCACCAGGTCCGCGCGCACCGCCCGCAGCGGGCAACTGCGGTAGTACATGACGAAGGGCGGGCGCCACACCGCGTTCCGCACCCGCATCGCGGCGTCGAACCCGGTCAGCGCCCAGTACCAGGGCGAGCTGACGCGCGGGGGCGCGGCGACCGGGAAGGCGAGGAGGCCGCCGGGGCGCAGCGCGCGGTGCACCCCGCTGAAGAGCGCGGCCCGCTCGGCGGGCAGGAAGTGGCCGAGGGCTCCGAAGCTGACCGCCAGGTCGAAGGCCCCGGCGAAGGGCAGCGCTCGCGCGTCGGCCCGCACCAGGTCCGCGCCCGGGTGGGCCTCGCGGGCCAGGGCGAGCATCCCGGCACTGAAGTCGACGCCCGTGGCGCGTCCCCCGCACAGGGGCTGCAGGACCCGCAGGCCGGCACCGGTGCCGCAGCAGACGTCCAGTCCGTCGCCGAACGGCCCGAGCGGGCGCAGCACTTCGGCCGTCGCGTCGAGGATGCCGTCGGGGGTGCGGAAGGGCGTCCGGTCGAAGGTGGGGGCGAGCAGGTCGTAGCCGTGCTCGACCGAGGAGAGCGCCTGGACCAGGAGGTCGCGCAGGGAGGGGCCTTGGGAGGAGAACACCGGCCCAGCCTAGGCCGTGTCTGACAATTCGCGGCCCGGCGGGAATTGTCAGACACGGCCCGGGGCTGCCGGGCCGCCGCTGTCCGACCGCACCCGGTGCCCGACCGGGCGAGCCCCCGGGCGGCTATCGGACGCTCGCCGCCCGGGGCTCGCCGGGGCCGCGGAACGGCAGGGTCCGGCTGAGGACGAGGTTGGTGGTCGTGCTCCCGAACTGGGCCAGCGCGTCGACGATCTCCTCCAGGTGGCCCATCGAGGTGGCCGCCACCTTCAGGACGTAGCAGTCGTCGCCGGTGGTGCGCAGGCACTCCAGGATCTCCGGCCGCTCCCCGAGCAGCCGGCGCAGCGGTTCGTGCCGGTTCCCCGGGTACTTGAGGCGGACCACCGCCAGCACCACGTGCCCGGTGCGCTCCAGGTCCACCTCGGCCCGGTACCCGGTGATCACCCCGGCCGCCTCCAGCCGCCGCACCCGCTCCGTCGTCGCCGACGCGCTCAGGTTCACCTGCCGAGCCAGCTCGGTGAACGCGATCCGGCCGTCCAGCTGAAGCTTGGCCAGGATCGCCCAGTCCGTCACATCAAGATTCTCGGTCATCAGCCAAGATTACCGGCGGATCCACCGGCGAACCGCCCCTGAACAGGCAGGAATCCCTTCTGGCGGCCCGTGTCGCCTGGCTAGGCTCGACGGTGTGAAGATCGGAGTCAACGTCCTCAATTTCGGCCCCGGCACCGACCCGGGAGTCCTGCGGAGCTGGGCCCAGACCGTGGAAGGCCTGGGTTTCGACCTGCTGATGGTGTCGGACCACATCGCCATCACGCCCGACCTCGCCGCGCGGTACCCGGCGCCCTTCTACGAACCGTTCACCACCCTGTCCTGGCTGGCCGGCCTCACCACCCGGATCCAGTTGGGCACGACGGTCCTCATCATCCCCTACCGGCACCCGCTGCTCACCGCGCGGATGGCGGCCAACCTGGACCAGCTCAGCGGCGGCCGGCTGGTCCTCGGTGTGGGGGTGGGCTGGGCGCGGCAGGAGTTCGCCGCGCTCGGGATCCCGTTCGAACGGCGTGGCCGACTGACCGACGAGCACCTGCGGGACATGCGGGCGGCCTGGGCGGACACCGCCGACTACGGCACCCGGAGGATCCCGGTGTGGGTCGGCGGCAACAGCGACCCGGGGCTGCGTCGGGCCGTGCGGTTCGGCGACGCCTGGCACCCGCTGCGCTGGACCATGCCGCGGTTGCGCGAAGGCGTGGTGCGACTGAAGGCCATCGCGGACGAGCAGCACCTCCCCGTGCCCGCCCTGGCCCCCCGGATCGCGCTCAAGCCCACCGCGACGCCGGTCAGCGGCCCGGACCGGCTCGCCGGGGAGGGCACGATCGAGCAGATCCTGGACGACCTCGACCAACTACGGCTGCTGGGTGCCGACACGGTCGTCCTCGACCCTTACGACGGCGATCCCCGCCTGACATGCCACCCGCACGCGCCTTGGCAGGCACTCGCCACGGTGGCCGCCCACCTCCACCCGCCCCGCGGCTGAACGGAGCCATCATGATCACCCCCGACGACCACACCCTCCTGCGGCGCGCCATCGCGCTGGCGGCCAAGGCCCGCCAGGGCGGTGACCCGCCGTTCGGGTCGCTGCTGGCGGCGCCCGACGGGACGGTCCTGGCGGAGGAGCACAACACGACGCTCACCGACCGGGACATCACGGCGCACCCGGAACTGAAGCTCGCACGGTGGGCCGCGCGGGAGTTGGACGCGGCCACCGCGGCGAGCACCACGATGTACACCAGCTGCGAACCGTGCGGCATGTGCGAGGCGGTGATCCAGCAGGCGGGGCTGCGGCGGGTGGTGTTCGCGCTCTCCGGCGAGCAGCTGCTGGACATCAGGCCCGGCAGCGGCCGGCCGCCCGTGCCGCAGGAGGGCCCCGCGCTGCTCCAGGAGGTGCGGGCCGTCGTCGAGGGGTACTACCGCTGACGGACCGTCGGGCCCGCGCACCGACGGCGGCCGACAACCCGCGCCCCGCCTCCGCGGGGCGCGGGTGCGCGCCGTCCGCGACCTTCAGGGAACGGAGCGGCGGCGGAGCGCGGCGGTGCTTGGCCGGAAGCATGCGCACATCCGACCGGATCCGCGCGCCCACCGGAGCACTCCCCCGCCGCCCGGCCACCCGGCGCGAGGCGCCACCCGCCGAACGCCGCGCGGCGGCGGCACCGCTCCGCGCGGGACGGTGCGAGCCTTCGCGCCGCAGCTGGGGATCGGGGCGACGGCAGCGGGCCGACGGGACCAAGTCCGTGGAACGGGTTGGCAAACCGGTGACCAAGCGAGGCCACTGAGCAGGTGACGGGATGTCAATCCCCCGAATCCTGAAAGAATTCTTATTGGCCAACCCTTGACGCGCATCTGTCACTCGATGCCCGGCGGCTGCCACCATTCCTGCAACCGCACCGGCAGGGGCCCCACCCCCCGGGGCGGACCGGCCCGCGCCACCGGCCGGGCGGCGGCGTCTGGCCGTACCGGGCGATCCACCGCGTTCCGCGCGCCACCCCCACCACGTTCCGCGCGCTGCGCCGCGAACCCGCGGCCGGCCTCGCACCACCGGTGCGCCACCGCGCCGCCGGTCGGTAAAGGAGTGCGACTTGCCACGCCATACCCGTGTCCGCACCGCCCTGGCCGCGCTCGCCGCGACCACCGCCCTGCTCGCCGCAGGCGTCCCCGTCGCCGCCCAGGCGGCCACCCCCGGGCCGGCGGGCCAGAACACCGCCGGCCCCGGCACGGCCGGGCCGAGCGCGACAAGCCCGCAGGCCACCGCCGCACGCGCCCGGTTACTGGCCGACGCGAGCGGCCAGGCCGCCTCGCTGGCCAGGTCGATAGGCCTCGGCGACCAGGAGCAGCTGGTCGTCAAGGACGCCGTGGCCGACGCCAACGGCACCCGCCACCTGCGGTACAACCGCACCTACGCCGGACTCCCGGTGCTGGGAGGCGATCTGGTGGTCCATCAGAGCGCGGCCGGCACCACCCTGGGGGTCGACCGCGCCAGCACGGCGAACCTGACCGGGCTGGGCACCACGCCGGCCGTCGCCGCGCCCAAGGCACAGGCCGCCGCGCTGGCCACCGAAGCGGGCGCGAGCGTGGACGCGGCGCCCCAACTCGTCGTCTGGGCCGTCGGCGACCAGCCGAAGCTGGCCTGGCAGACCCTGATCGGCGGCAAGCAGGCCGACGGCACCCCCAGCCGCCTGCAGGTCGTCACCGACGCCGCCACCGGCGCGGTCCTCAGCCGCACCGAGACGTTGGAGACCGGCACCGGCACCGGCGTCTTCGTCGGCCAGGTCCCGCTGACCACCACCCAGTCCGGCAGCAGCTACCAGCTGAAGGACGCCACCCGCGGCGGCCAGTACACCACCGACATGGCCAACGGCACCTCCGGCAACGGCACCGTGTTCACCAAGTCCTCCGACACCTGGGGCAACGGCTCGGCGAGCAACCGCGAGTCGGCCGCGGTGGACGCCCAGTACGGCGCGGCGGCCACCTGGGACTACTACAAGAACACCTTCGGCCGCAACGGCATCCGCAACGACGGCCAGGGCGCGTACAGCAGGGTGCACTACGACAGCGACTACACCAACGCCTTCTGGGACGACAGCTGCTTCTGCATGACCTACGGCGACGGGTCGGGCAACACCCACCCGCTGACCGAGATCGACGTCTCCGGGCACGAGATGAGCCACGGCGTCACCGCCGCCACCGCCGGCCTGGACTACTCGGGCGAGTCCGGCGGCCTCAACGAGGCCACCTCCGACATCATGGGCACCGGCGTCGAGTGGTACGCCAACCTCGCCGTCAACCCGCCGAACTACGACCTCGGCGAGCTGATCAACCTGAACGGCGACGGCACCCCGCTGCGCTACATGGACAAGCCCTCCAAGGACGGCAATTCGGCCGACTTCTGGTCCTCCAGCGTCGGCAACCTGGACGTGCACTACTCCTCGGGCGTGGCCAACCACCTCTTCTACCTGCTCGCCGAGGGCAGCACGCCGAAGACGATCAACGGCTTCAGCTACAACAGCCCGACCGAGAACGGCATCTCGGTCACCGGGGTCGGCCGGGACAAGGCGCTGCACATCTGGTACCAGGCGCTGACCGCCCACATGACCTCCACCACCAACTACGCCGCCGCGCGCACCGCCACCCTCGCCGCGGCCACCGACCTCTACGGCGCGAACAGCGCCGAGTACAACCAGGTCGCCACCGCCTGGGCCGCCGTCAACGTCGGCTCGCTGCCCACCGGCGGCGTCACCGTCACCAGCCCGGGCAACCAGAGCACGGCGGTCGGCACGGCGGTGAGCCTGCAGGTCGCGACGAGCGGCGGCACCGCACCGCTCAGCTACGCGGCCACCGGTCTGCCGGCCGGCCTGTCGATCAACTCCGGCAGCGGCCTGATCACCGGCACCCCGACCACCGCGGGCACCTCGAACGTGACCGTCACGGTCACCGACAGCGCCGGCAAGTCCGGCTCCGCGTCGTTCACCTGGACCGTGGGCGGCGGTGGCGGCGGCTGTGCCGGCGCCGGCACCCAACTGCTCGGCAACGCCGGCTTCGAGACCGGCACCGCCTCGCCCTGGACCGCCTCCTCCGGCGTCGTCGACAACTCCTCCTCCGAGCCGGCCCACGCGGGCAGTTGGAAGGCGTGGCTGGACGGCTACGGCAGCACGCACACCGACACGCTGAGCCAGAGCGTGACCATCCCGGCCGGCTGCAAGGCCACCCTCAGCTTCTGGCTGCACGTCGACACCGCCGAGACCGGCACCACGGCCTACGACAAGCTGGCGGTCACCGCCAACGGCACCAGCCTGGCCAGCTACTCCAACGTGAACGCGAACACCGGCTACGCGCAGAAGTCCTTCGACCTCTCCTCCTACGCCGGCAGCTCGGTGACGGTGAAGTTCAGCGGCGTGGAGGACTCCTCGCTGCAGACCAGCTTCGTCATCGACGACACCGCGCTCACCACCGGCTGACCCGCACCCCGCACTCCTCGCACCGACCACTGCGCGCCGGCGAGCTCGATGCCGGCGCGCAGCGGTCGGTGGCGCCGGGCCGGGCCCGGGGCGGGACGGGACGGGACGGGACGGGACGGGACGGGCCCGGCCGAGGTCTTCCCTCGGAGACACGAGTCGCGCGACGGGCCCCCGGAAGAGAGACCCTAGACTCGCCGCATGATCTTCATCGTCGTCAAGTTCCAGGTCAGGCCCGAGCACACCGACTCCTGGACGTCCCACGTCGAGCCGTTCACCCGCGCGACCCGGGCCGAGCCCGGGAACCTGTGGTTCGAGTGGTCGCGCAGCGTGGAGGAGCCCGACACCTACGTGCTGGTCGAGGCGTTCCAGGACGGCGCCGGCGAGGCGCACGTGAACTCGGACCACTTCCGCGCCGCGATGGAGACCATGCGTCCGCTGGTCCAGCGGGCCCCGCAGATCGTCAGCACCACGATCGAGGGCGCCGACGGCTGGGGCCGGATGGGCGAGCTCGGCATCGAGTGAGCACCGGCGGACCATCCTGTCCCGTCTCGAACGATCTGGTCCGCGAGCGGGGTCGTGACCCGAAGCGGCGTCGTTCAGGGGACCTGTCCGGCTTGCTGCCTGGTCAGGTGGCGGACGTGACCGTGGCGCCCACGCGCCACCCGCCGGGAGGTCCGGCTCAGGAGGTCGCCGCGGGGACGAGGTGGTCGAGTCCCTGCGCGCTGCCCGTCGCGGCCTCGATCGAGCGCGGCAGCATGATGCTCTCGTAGGCGCGGACGGCGTCGTCGACGCTGGATTCGGTGACCAGGGCGTGGGCGAGGTCGGAGCCGTCGAGCATCGCGAGGTTGGCGCCCAGCCCGACCGGGGGCATCAGGTGCGCGGCGTCGCCGAGCAGCGTGACGCCGGGAACGTGCTCCCAGGTGTGCGGGGCGGGCAGGACGAACAGGGACCGGTTGACGAACCCGCTGTCGCCGTTGCGCAGGAGATAGCACAGGCTCTCGTCCCAGCCGTCGAACATCCTCAGCAGGTGCGTCCGCACGGCCCGCTGGTCGCCGAGGTCGATACCGGCGGCGAGGTGCCAGTCCTCCGGCGCGCGCAGCGCGATGTAGGCGCGGATGTGGCCGTTGCTGTTGCGCTGGGCGACCAGAGACCTGCCGGCGCCCTTCACCAGCATCGATCCGTTGCCGACCAGCCGCGCGAGGTCGGGATGGCGGGTGTCGCAGTGGTCGAATCCGGTCTCGACGAAGCTGACACCGGTGTAGCCGGGCACGGCGTCCGACAGGGCCGGGCGGACGCGCGACCAGGCGCCGTCGGCACCGACCACCAGGTCGAAGTCCTCGGCGGTGCCGTCACCGAAGAGCAGCCGGCAGGTGCCGTCCGCCAGTGGGGTGACCCCGCTGACGGCGCGGTCCCACCGCACCGCGCCCTCGGTGATCGAGTCCAGGAGCAGACCGCGCAGTTGGCCCCGGTCGATCTCCGGTCGGCCGCCGTCGGCGGAGGGCCCCTGATGGGCCAGAGGGGTGGCGGTGGCGAAGTCGAGCACGCGCCACTCGTCCCCCTCGGGGCGGGCGAGGGCGTGGAACCGGTCGAGCAGCCCCGCGGCCCGCAGGGCGGCCTGACCGGTGTCGGCGTGCAGGTCGAGGCTACCGCCCTGCGGGCGGGCGTCGGCGGCGGCCTCGCGTTCGAAAACGGTGACGGAGCAGCCGTGTTGCCGCAGGACTCGGGCGCAGGTGAGGCCGCCGAGGCCGGCGCCGACGATCGCGATGCGGGGAGCACGAGCAGTGTTCGCACGAGCGGAGTTCATGGGGTGTCCTTCGGGGGTGGGTGAGCCGTCGGAGGTCCGGCCTCCACCAAGAAAGCACACTCACCAAATAAGTGCAACGACTAAAGTTTTGCAGTTGATGCACCTTGGGGTACGGTGGGCGAGTGACCGAACCGACCGGGCGCCGCGAGCGCAAGAAGGCCCAGACCCGCCAGTCCCTGGCAGACGCCGCACTCGAACTCTTCCTGGACCGCGGCTACGACCAGGTCGGCGTCAAGGACGTCGCCGATGCCGCCGATGTCTCGGTGACCACCCTGTTCAAGCACTTCTCCGGCAAGGAGGCCCTGGTCTTCGACCAGGACGACGACCTGGAGGCGGCGCTCGTCGCCGCCGTGCGCGACCGCACCCCGGGCCGGTCGATCCCGCAGGCGCTGCGCGAGCACATCCTGCTGAATCAGACCCAGCTCGCCGTCCACGCCGCGGACCCGCGGTTCGCCGATTTCACGCGCCTGGTGGAGGAGACCCCCGCACTGCGCGACTACGCCCACCGCATGTGGACGCGCCACGAGACGGCCCTGGCGCGGGCCATCGCCGAGGCCGTCGGCGCGCCCGAGGACGACGTCAGCTGCGCCGCCCTGGCTCGTTTCGCCCTTGAGGCCCGCGGCCTCATCCTGCGGCACGCCCAGCCGCGCCGCGCCGCCGACGAGGCCTTCGCGTTGCTCGAACACGGCTGGGCGGCCTCCCACCCGGTCAGCTGACCCGTCCTCCGGACGACAGGAGGGGCTTCGAGCGGGTACTCGCCCGGTCTCAGCCGAGCCGGCGGGTTCTCGTGCTCGGCGACCGGGCCCGCCCGATCACGACGCCGCCCCGCGTCCGTCGCCCGCCCGGGGGTGGCGGCACCGCCGCATCCGCCCAGCAACAGGAAAATCCAGGTGCCCCGGCCGCCACGCGTCCCTACGCTTCCCGCCATGGACAGCACCGGGGCCGAGCGGCTCCTGAACGTCGTGGACGTCGAAGCCACCTGCTGGTCCGGCGGCCAACCGCCGGGCGCGGTCAGCGAGATCATCGAGATCGGGCTGACGGTGGTCGATCTGGCCACCGCCGAGCGCCGCGCCCGGCATCGGATCCTGGTACGTCCCGCCCGGTCCACGGTCAGCGAGTTCTGCACGGAGTTGACCGGCCTCACACAACACGAGGTGGACGGCGGGGTCGGCTTCGCCGAGGCGTGCCGGCTGCTGGCGGCCGAACACCACGCCGGGTCCCGCCCGTGGGCCAGTTGGGGCGACTACGACCGCAACCAGTTCACCCGGCAGTGCCAGGACACCCGGACGCCCTACCCTTTCGGCCGGCACCACACCAACGCCAAAGCGGCCTTCACCGAGGCGTACGGCCTGCGCAAACGCCCTGGCATGGCGCAGGCCCTGGAGATCACCGGGCAGCGGCTCGAAGGCCGTCACCACCGCGGCGAGGACGACGCCTGGAACATCGCCGCCCTCGTTCTCCACCTGTCCGAACGGGGTGTCTGGCCGGGTCCGCGCTGAGCACGCCGGGCACCCCCGCGCACGCGGAGGCCGGACAACCGGTGGTGGCGTGGACGCGCCCGCTGGGGCACGACCTGCCGGAGCCGGAGTGTGCGACCATGCCCGACGTGTCGATCGCCGTCTCGATCCCGTGCCCGACGTGCTCGGGATGCGCCCGATCCGCCTGGTCGGAGAGTCCCGCACCACCGTGGGCCGCGCTGGCCGGCACGGCGCGCGTGGAGTGGGCGGACGGCTCTCCCCCCGGCCTGCCGCTGGGAACGAGTGATCCGTTCCGCAGATCCGAGTCGCTGCCGCTGCTCGGCGAGGAGCGCGTGGTCAGGATCCGCGGGCCCTTCCGCACAGAGGGCCGAGTCCCGTTCCAGGCGCTCTTCGCACCCGCTCTCGCGGCGCTCAACGGGCTGGTCGAGCATCCGGACCTGATGCGGCACAGCGCGATGACCGCCTGCACACCCCTCGCC from Kitasatospora sp. NBC_01287 includes these protein-coding regions:
- a CDS encoding TetR/AcrR family transcriptional regulator — translated: MTEPTGRRERKKAQTRQSLADAALELFLDRGYDQVGVKDVADAADVSVTTLFKHFSGKEALVFDQDDDLEAALVAAVRDRTPGRSIPQALREHILLNQTQLAVHAADPRFADFTRLVEETPALRDYAHRMWTRHETALARAIAEAVGAPEDDVSCAALARFALEARGLILRHAQPRRAADEAFALLEHGWAASHPVS
- a CDS encoding nucleoside deaminase, which encodes MITPDDHTLLRRAIALAAKARQGGDPPFGSLLAAPDGTVLAEEHNTTLTDRDITAHPELKLARWAARELDAATAASTTMYTSCEPCGMCEAVIQQAGLRRVVFALSGEQLLDIRPGSGRPPVPQEGPALLQEVRAVVEGYYR
- a CDS encoding putative quinol monooxygenase, whose translation is MIFIVVKFQVRPEHTDSWTSHVEPFTRATRAEPGNLWFEWSRSVEEPDTYVLVEAFQDGAGEAHVNSDHFRAAMETMRPLVQRAPQIVSTTIEGADGWGRMGELGIE
- a CDS encoding class I SAM-dependent methyltransferase — encoded protein: MFSSQGPSLRDLLVQALSSVEHGYDLLAPTFDRTPFRTPDGILDATAEVLRPLGPFGDGLDVCCGTGAGLRVLQPLCGGRATGVDFSAGMLALAREAHPGADLVRADARALPFAGAFDLAVSFGALGHFLPAERAALFSGVHRALRPGGLLAFPVAAPPRVSSPWYWALTGFDAAMRVRNAVWRPPFVMYYRSCPLRAVRADLVAAGFAVTLAPLDGFGRREDGSPRCALVLARRA
- a CDS encoding 3'-5' exonuclease, giving the protein MDSTGAERLLNVVDVEATCWSGGQPPGAVSEIIEIGLTVVDLATAERRARHRILVRPARSTVSEFCTELTGLTQHEVDGGVGFAEACRLLAAEHHAGSRPWASWGDYDRNQFTRQCQDTRTPYPFGRHHTNAKAAFTEAYGLRKRPGMAQALEITGQRLEGRHHRGEDDAWNIAALVLHLSERGVWPGPR
- a CDS encoding Lrp/AsnC family transcriptional regulator, with product MTENLDVTDWAILAKLQLDGRIAFTELARQVNLSASATTERVRRLEAAGVITGYRAEVDLERTGHVVLAVVRLKYPGNRHEPLRRLLGERPEILECLRTTGDDCYVLKVAATSMGHLEEIVDALAQFGSTTTNLVLSRTLPFRGPGEPRAASVR
- a CDS encoding NAD(P)/FAD-dependent oxidoreductase; this encodes MNSARANTARAPRIAIVGAGLGGLTCARVLRQHGCSVTVFEREAAADARPQGGSLDLHADTGQAALRAAGLLDRFHALARPEGDEWRVLDFATATPLAHQGPSADGGRPEIDRGQLRGLLLDSITEGAVRWDRAVSGVTPLADGTCRLLFGDGTAEDFDLVVGADGAWSRVRPALSDAVPGYTGVSFVETGFDHCDTRHPDLARLVGNGSMLVKGAGRSLVAQRNSNGHIRAYIALRAPEDWHLAAGIDLGDQRAVRTHLLRMFDGWDESLCYLLRNGDSGFVNRSLFVLPAPHTWEHVPGVTLLGDAAHLMPPVGLGANLAMLDGSDLAHALVTESSVDDAVRAYESIMLPRSIEAATGSAQGLDHLVPAATS
- a CDS encoding TIGR03619 family F420-dependent LLM class oxidoreductase; the protein is MKIGVNVLNFGPGTDPGVLRSWAQTVEGLGFDLLMVSDHIAITPDLAARYPAPFYEPFTTLSWLAGLTTRIQLGTTVLIIPYRHPLLTARMAANLDQLSGGRLVLGVGVGWARQEFAALGIPFERRGRLTDEHLRDMRAAWADTADYGTRRIPVWVGGNSDPGLRRAVRFGDAWHPLRWTMPRLREGVVRLKAIADEQHLPVPALAPRIALKPTATPVSGPDRLAGEGTIEQILDDLDQLRLLGADTVVLDPYDGDPRLTCHPHAPWQALATVAAHLHPPRG
- a CDS encoding M4 family metallopeptidase, with translation MPRHTRVRTALAALAATTALLAAGVPVAAQAATPGPAGQNTAGPGTAGPSATSPQATAARARLLADASGQAASLARSIGLGDQEQLVVKDAVADANGTRHLRYNRTYAGLPVLGGDLVVHQSAAGTTLGVDRASTANLTGLGTTPAVAAPKAQAAALATEAGASVDAAPQLVVWAVGDQPKLAWQTLIGGKQADGTPSRLQVVTDAATGAVLSRTETLETGTGTGVFVGQVPLTTTQSGSSYQLKDATRGGQYTTDMANGTSGNGTVFTKSSDTWGNGSASNRESAAVDAQYGAAATWDYYKNTFGRNGIRNDGQGAYSRVHYDSDYTNAFWDDSCFCMTYGDGSGNTHPLTEIDVSGHEMSHGVTAATAGLDYSGESGGLNEATSDIMGTGVEWYANLAVNPPNYDLGELINLNGDGTPLRYMDKPSKDGNSADFWSSSVGNLDVHYSSGVANHLFYLLAEGSTPKTINGFSYNSPTENGISVTGVGRDKALHIWYQALTAHMTSTTNYAAARTATLAAATDLYGANSAEYNQVATAWAAVNVGSLPTGGVTVTSPGNQSTAVGTAVSLQVATSGGTAPLSYAATGLPAGLSINSGSGLITGTPTTAGTSNVTVTVTDSAGKSGSASFTWTVGGGGGGCAGAGTQLLGNAGFETGTASPWTASSGVVDNSSSEPAHAGSWKAWLDGYGSTHTDTLSQSVTIPAGCKATLSFWLHVDTAETGTTAYDKLAVTANGTSLASYSNVNANTGYAQKSFDLSSYAGSSVTVKFSGVEDSSLQTSFVIDDTALTTG